Proteins encoded together in one Chitinophaga sp. LS1 window:
- a CDS encoding TonB-dependent receptor plug domain-containing protein: MRKLFILCVALLYTSTAYSQTDSIKTDLLKEVVIIHKRSISDKTDKPLSSLDKYLENSDIVNMVRRGAYAWEPYLNGMSSERSVVTIDGMRIYAACTDKMDPVTSYVETTNLSTINVHSAGGPAISGTMDLVRKKGTFGEKERSGMAFAGFETNGSQRVIGGALSFTQPKLFTNVDFTYRHADNYKAGGGEEVLYAQYTKYNVSAIAGYKLNEHAQLEASLIYDRAVNVGYPALTMDVSLARGIIASVAYIRHGWQTKIYYNTINHIMDDSKRPVVAIRMDMPGWSKTAGFYSTLQGITNNHHWKANINGHFNKSLADMTMYSNTAGEKDMYMLTWPGVLTYYGEISGEDNYTLSSKWHATLNGGVGIQNNVVDNQQGYESLTIFYPNMDRSRTRLLKRLSTGLNYDHKKWQYTIAATYGERAPSVSEGYGYYLYNSFDQYDYIGNPGMKNEKSISVNTALLFRTSRFSVKVSGSYFHLMDYIIGRPDSGLSAMTIGAAGVKVYEQLTYANIFNCALDAEYKFSTHLTWTNKVSYRRGAGEHIKYLPLIQPFTYSSGLTFHHRSFSAGITANGTAAQDTYNPEFGEQALPGYTIFNLSASYKFKSLLLKAGAENILDKNYTTFADWNRIPRMGRNIFVNVIWSF, from the coding sequence ATGCGTAAATTATTTATACTTTGTGTTGCATTATTATACACTAGCACCGCGTATTCACAAACCGACAGCATAAAAACCGATCTGCTCAAAGAAGTCGTGATTATTCACAAACGTTCCATATCCGATAAAACAGATAAACCACTTTCCTCCTTAGATAAATACCTTGAAAACTCCGACATCGTTAACATGGTCAGACGTGGCGCATACGCATGGGAACCTTACCTGAATGGTATGAGTTCCGAACGTAGCGTAGTCACCATCGATGGCATGCGGATCTACGCAGCCTGTACAGACAAGATGGACCCGGTTACTTCCTATGTAGAAACAACCAACCTCTCTACAATAAACGTACATAGCGCCGGCGGCCCTGCCATTTCAGGGACAATGGACCTCGTAAGAAAAAAAGGAACCTTTGGGGAAAAAGAACGTTCCGGTATGGCATTTGCCGGTTTTGAAACCAACGGTAGTCAGCGGGTGATTGGAGGCGCGTTGTCCTTCACACAACCTAAGTTATTCACTAATGTTGATTTCACTTACCGTCATGCCGACAATTACAAAGCCGGTGGCGGAGAAGAGGTGTTATACGCTCAATATACCAAATACAATGTATCCGCCATTGCAGGATACAAGCTCAACGAACATGCTCAACTGGAAGCTTCCCTTATCTACGACCGTGCAGTAAACGTAGGTTATCCTGCACTCACCATGGATGTGAGTCTGGCCAGAGGGATCATTGCATCCGTCGCTTATATTCGTCATGGATGGCAAACTAAAATATACTACAACACCATCAACCATATCATGGATGATAGCAAACGTCCCGTCGTTGCTATCCGCATGGATATGCCCGGTTGGAGTAAGACTGCAGGCTTCTACTCCACATTACAGGGAATAACAAATAATCATCACTGGAAAGCAAACATAAACGGTCATTTCAACAAATCGCTGGCCGATATGACCATGTATTCCAACACAGCAGGCGAGAAAGATATGTACATGCTTACCTGGCCCGGCGTACTTACTTATTATGGAGAGATCTCAGGCGAAGATAATTACACGCTCTCTTCAAAATGGCATGCAACATTGAATGGGGGAGTGGGTATTCAGAACAATGTAGTCGATAACCAACAGGGTTATGAAAGCCTGACAATCTTTTATCCAAACATGGATCGCAGCCGTACCCGTCTTCTCAAAAGACTTTCCACTGGTTTAAATTACGATCACAAAAAATGGCAATACACCATTGCGGCTACCTATGGAGAACGCGCGCCCAGTGTGTCTGAAGGCTATGGATATTATTTATACAATAGTTTTGATCAGTATGATTACATCGGCAACCCCGGGATGAAGAATGAGAAATCTATTAGCGTGAACACCGCTTTGTTATTCCGCACCTCCCGCTTTTCTGTAAAAGTATCCGGCTCTTATTTTCACCTGATGGATTATATTATAGGGAGGCCTGATTCAGGCTTAAGTGCAATGACCATTGGCGCTGCTGGTGTGAAGGTATACGAACAATTGACCTATGCCAATATTTTCAATTGCGCCCTCGATGCGGAATATAAATTTAGTACACACCTTACCTGGACCAATAAAGTAAGTTATCGCAGGGGAGCAGGTGAGCATATAAAGTACCTCCCATTAATACAGCCATTCACCTATAGCTCCGGACTCACATTCCACCACAGATCCTTCTCAGCAGGTATCACAGCCAATGGTACTGCAGCGCAGGATACATACAATCCTGAATTCGGAGAACAGGCTTTGCCCGGGTATACTATTTTTAACCTGTCCGCTTCTTACAAATTTAAATCCCTGCTATTAAAAGCAGGCGCCGAGAATATACTTGATAAAAATTACACCACCTTCGCGGATTGGAATCGTATTCCACGAATGGGGCGTAATATTTTTGTAAATGTAATTTGGAGTTTTTAG
- a CDS encoding PIN domain-containing protein: protein MQTIYVDTSVFGGCYVKQFSEYSNKLLEAFRKGEKKMMVSQVVFDELSKAREEVRDTLFKVPLIFRTTAATSLKARILAVRYIAEGALNYNSHFDAIHIATATLQGADILASWNFKHMVNLGKIKHYNAINKDMGYRPIIIRTPREILNP, encoded by the coding sequence ATGCAGACTATCTACGTAGACACCTCTGTGTTTGGGGGGTGTTATGTGAAACAATTTTCGGAGTACAGTAATAAATTGCTGGAAGCATTTAGGAAGGGGGAAAAGAAAATGATGGTTTCCCAGGTTGTATTTGATGAACTATCAAAAGCAAGAGAAGAGGTAAGAGATACGCTATTTAAAGTTCCGCTTATTTTCAGAACCACTGCAGCAACGTCCCTTAAGGCGAGGATACTTGCCGTAAGGTATATAGCAGAAGGGGCTCTGAATTATAATAGCCACTTTGATGCTATACATATAGCTACGGCAACTTTACAGGGAGCAGATATTCTTGCCAGTTGGAATTTTAAGCACATGGTAAATTTGGGGAAAATCAAACATTATAACGCCATTAACAAAGACATGGGGTATAGACCTATTATTATAAGGACACCCCGTGAAATTTTAAATCCATAG
- the fabV gene encoding enoyl-ACP reductase FabV, with amino-acid sequence MIIEPKMRGFICLTAHPAGCAENVRRQISYVKSEKLPEGPKKVLVIGASTGFGLSSRITAAFGCGASTIGVFFEKEPQEGKTATAGYYNSVAFHEEANRAGIYAQSINGDAFSNEIKQQTIDLIKKDLGTVDLIIYSLASPVRKHPETEVLHRSVLKPINQSYQNKTVDFHTGIVTNVSIEPATGDDITNTIAVMGGEDWQMWLEALQAAGALAPDVKTVAYSYIGPELTNPVYRHGTIGRAKDHLEATAVKITELLKPLNGSAVVSVNKALVTQSSSAIPVVPLYISLLYKLMKEKGIHEGTIEQMARLFKDHLYAGNPVALDNQGRIRIDDWELRPDVQAEVAELWKEVSTETISQIGDLAGYKEDFLNLFGFNVPGVDYTAEVDEMALIK; translated from the coding sequence ATGATCATTGAACCTAAAATGCGTGGCTTTATTTGCCTGACAGCCCACCCTGCTGGTTGTGCTGAAAATGTAAGGAGACAAATAAGCTATGTTAAATCTGAAAAACTCCCCGAGGGCCCCAAAAAGGTACTGGTAATAGGCGCCTCTACCGGTTTCGGGCTTTCGTCCAGAATTACTGCTGCTTTCGGCTGCGGGGCCTCCACAATCGGTGTTTTCTTTGAAAAAGAACCCCAGGAAGGTAAAACTGCAACTGCCGGATATTATAATTCAGTGGCTTTTCATGAGGAAGCCAACCGTGCTGGCATATATGCCCAAAGTATCAATGGTGATGCTTTCTCAAATGAAATTAAGCAACAGACCATTGACTTGATTAAAAAAGATCTGGGAACAGTCGACCTGATTATTTATAGCCTGGCTTCCCCCGTGCGCAAGCATCCGGAAACAGAAGTATTACATCGTTCCGTATTAAAACCTATAAATCAGAGTTACCAGAACAAAACCGTTGATTTCCACACCGGTATTGTAACTAACGTGTCTATTGAACCTGCAACTGGCGACGATATTACCAATACCATCGCCGTAATGGGTGGTGAAGACTGGCAGATGTGGTTAGAAGCTTTGCAGGCTGCAGGTGCGTTGGCACCTGATGTTAAGACCGTTGCCTACTCCTATATCGGCCCTGAACTCACTAACCCGGTGTACCGTCACGGTACCATCGGTAGAGCAAAGGATCACCTGGAAGCAACAGCCGTAAAAATTACAGAACTGTTGAAACCCCTCAATGGTAGCGCAGTTGTATCTGTAAACAAAGCCCTGGTGACCCAGTCCAGTTCTGCAATTCCTGTAGTACCACTGTATATTTCCCTCCTGTATAAACTCATGAAGGAAAAAGGTATTCACGAAGGTACCATCGAACAAATGGCCCGTCTGTTCAAAGATCACCTGTACGCAGGGAACCCGGTTGCCCTCGACAATCAGGGTCGTATCCGTATCGATGACTGGGAACTCCGTCCTGATGTACAGGCCGAAGTAGCTGAGCTGTGGAAAGAAGTATCTACGGAGACCATCTCCCAGATCGGTGACCTGGCTGGTTACAAAGAAGACTTCCTGAACCTGTTTGGATTCAATGTGCCTGGGGTAGATTATACCGCTGAGGTAGATGAGATGGCATTGATCAAATAA
- a CDS encoding NADP-dependent oxidoreductase — MKKITYNHFGGTEVLQMTEVPMPEGEIIVKVKAVSINPLDWKIWQGEMKLMSGSKFPKSVGIDFSGIVEQGNGTYKKGDEVFGIASIFKGGALAQYVAVKAKDIAPKPSGLSFEEAAALPVAGGAALQIFHQLLKLQPGMEVLINGAGGGIGPLAIQLAKKAGGIVTSVVGPSGVELVTRLGSDVVINYQHQNIGAKTFDAVIDFSGKINYKAAKKILKKKGVYVNTSPGPKEMIGSLFSGGRYKLLLLKPNPALLADSGLQVHISKTYDWHDYKKAYDEVKKGGIPGKAVLVVS; from the coding sequence ATGAAAAAGATAACATACAATCACTTTGGAGGAACAGAAGTACTCCAAATGACAGAGGTACCGATGCCTGAGGGAGAGATCATCGTGAAGGTAAAAGCGGTCTCTATCAACCCGCTTGACTGGAAAATATGGCAGGGTGAGATGAAACTAATGAGCGGAAGTAAGTTTCCAAAATCAGTAGGAATCGACTTTTCAGGGATAGTGGAACAGGGTAATGGCACCTATAAAAAAGGAGATGAAGTATTCGGCATCGCCAGTATATTTAAAGGAGGTGCATTGGCGCAATACGTAGCTGTAAAGGCGAAGGACATTGCACCTAAGCCATCAGGGCTCTCTTTTGAAGAAGCAGCGGCTCTTCCGGTAGCAGGTGGTGCCGCTTTGCAAATCTTTCATCAATTACTAAAATTACAGCCAGGTATGGAGGTGCTCATTAACGGCGCCGGAGGCGGTATTGGGCCATTAGCGATTCAATTGGCTAAGAAGGCAGGAGGCATCGTGACTTCGGTGGTGGGGCCTTCTGGTGTTGAGCTGGTAACCAGGTTGGGAAGTGATGTCGTTATTAACTACCAGCATCAAAATATCGGCGCCAAAACGTTTGACGCTGTCATCGATTTTTCCGGGAAGATCAATTACAAGGCAGCGAAAAAGATACTGAAGAAAAAAGGTGTTTATGTCAATACATCTCCCGGTCCAAAGGAAATGATCGGATCTCTTTTTTCAGGAGGACGGTATAAATTGTTGCTTTTGAAACCTAATCCAGCGTTGTTGGCAGATAGTGGTTTACAGGTGCACATCAGCAAGACCTATGACTGGCATGATTACAAAAAGGCTTATGATGAAGTGAAAAAAGGAGGCATACCGGGGAAAGCAGTTTTGGTTGTCAGCTAA
- a CDS encoding alkene reductase, producing MNKLLMPYHKGALQLKNHLVMAPMTRSRAIDNLPNQLMADYYTQRSGAGLIITEGTAPSPDALGYSRIPGIFSNEQTEAWKAITTAVHTAGSKIFVQLMHTGRIGHPANLPAGARLVGPSTIKAAGDIWTDALGKQTYPEPEMLTSDAIAAVIEEFVHAARNAMEAGFDGVELHGANGYLVEQFLNPHVNNRTDEWGGNITNRTRLAIRIVQAIAAAIGADKVGVRFSPYSTLGDLPAYDEQEVHDTYALLAKEMNNANIAYLHIGMSAIIPQKTFDAIRGGFNGTIILCNGLTPETAEQALHAGFADLVAFGRAFLANPDLEKRIAANAPLHQPDYNTLYTPGPVGYTDYLSL from the coding sequence ATGAACAAATTGCTGATGCCTTATCATAAAGGCGCTTTACAATTGAAGAATCACCTGGTCATGGCTCCCATGACACGTAGCCGGGCTATCGATAATTTGCCCAACCAATTGATGGCGGATTATTATACACAAAGAAGCGGTGCCGGTTTGATCATTACCGAAGGAACGGCGCCCTCACCGGATGCACTGGGCTATTCAAGGATTCCGGGAATTTTTTCAAATGAACAAACGGAAGCCTGGAAGGCGATTACAACTGCCGTACATACAGCAGGTAGTAAAATATTTGTACAACTCATGCATACCGGTCGTATTGGTCACCCGGCCAATCTGCCTGCTGGCGCCCGTTTGGTAGGGCCTTCAACCATTAAAGCAGCGGGCGATATCTGGACGGATGCTTTAGGGAAACAAACTTACCCTGAACCTGAAATGCTCACCAGCGATGCTATAGCAGCAGTCATTGAAGAGTTTGTGCATGCCGCGCGCAATGCGATGGAAGCCGGTTTTGATGGGGTTGAACTACATGGAGCCAATGGATATCTGGTAGAACAGTTCCTGAATCCACATGTCAATAACCGCACGGACGAATGGGGAGGGAATATTACCAACAGAACCCGCCTCGCCATCCGGATTGTGCAGGCAATAGCCGCAGCTATTGGTGCGGACAAGGTTGGTGTGCGCTTCTCCCCCTACTCTACGCTGGGCGATCTGCCTGCTTATGATGAGCAGGAAGTACATGATACCTATGCACTGCTGGCAAAAGAGATGAACAATGCTAATATTGCTTATCTGCATATAGGCATGTCAGCTATTATTCCGCAAAAAACTTTTGATGCTATCAGGGGAGGTTTTAATGGTACTATTATTCTTTGTAACGGTCTTACCCCTGAAACTGCGGAACAGGCCTTGCATGCAGGCTTTGCCGACCTCGTCGCCTTTGGACGCGCCTTTCTGGCTAATCCTGATTTAGAAAAACGAATTGCTGCAAACGCACCTTTACATCAACCCGATTATAATACACTTTATACCCCCGGTCCTGTGGGTTACACGGATTATTTGAGCTTATGA
- a CDS encoding AraC family transcriptional regulator, with protein sequence MFFEFVPNPQFDFLTHFAKKFNVPLEGDRLILPPVMGTGSIRRISLSPGLKLIVHRYKLNQDIILSRVASDEPNDLVSIIFHSNEATASVNTDGTPNPLSRSSAYAIQIASTDLHSQIRFPANTDIHFIVVGIMKDALKELLGINNPNNVVETIVNAAPGFLYYESMTVEINKLVRQVTEAREDNELGNFYYRLKVQELLYLVFEKLQKREIVNYHLVHKDDVEKLLLIRTAILADLSVPPSLPELAKMAGFGETKMKDIFKQVFGDTIYNYYQQARMEEAAFLLKHSGMSVSEAGYQLGFANLSHFGRIFEKHHGLKPKKYATGG encoded by the coding sequence ATGTTTTTTGAATTTGTACCCAACCCACAGTTCGACTTCCTTACTCACTTCGCTAAAAAGTTCAACGTTCCTTTAGAAGGCGACCGGTTGATCCTCCCTCCTGTTATGGGTACTGGTAGTATCAGAAGAATTTCCTTATCCCCCGGACTCAAACTCATCGTTCACAGATATAAACTCAACCAGGATATTATTCTGAGCAGAGTTGCCAGCGACGAGCCGAACGACCTGGTTAGCATTATATTTCATAGTAATGAAGCCACTGCCAGCGTGAATACGGACGGTACTCCGAATCCGCTTTCACGAAGCAGTGCTTATGCTATACAAATTGCTTCGACAGACCTGCATTCTCAAATCCGTTTTCCTGCTAATACAGATATTCACTTTATCGTTGTAGGGATTATGAAAGATGCTTTGAAGGAATTGCTCGGTATTAATAACCCAAACAATGTGGTGGAAACGATAGTGAATGCTGCCCCTGGCTTTTTGTATTATGAAAGCATGACTGTTGAAATTAATAAGCTCGTCAGACAGGTGACGGAAGCCAGGGAAGATAATGAACTGGGGAATTTTTATTACCGGTTGAAAGTACAGGAGCTACTATATCTTGTATTTGAGAAGCTGCAAAAGCGGGAGATAGTTAACTATCACCTTGTTCATAAAGACGACGTAGAAAAGCTCCTATTGATCAGGACAGCTATTCTTGCGGACCTTTCTGTTCCACCCAGTCTACCGGAACTGGCAAAAATGGCAGGGTTTGGAGAAACAAAGATGAAAGACATCTTCAAACAGGTATTTGGAGATACGATATATAACTATTACCAGCAGGCGCGTATGGAAGAAGCCGCATTCCTACTCAAACATAGCGGGATGTCCGTTTCAGAAGCCGGCTACCAGCTTGGTTTTGCCAATCTTAGTCACTTTGGACGCATTTTTGAAAAGCACCATGGTTTAAAGCCTAAAAAATATGCGACCGGCGGATAG
- a CDS encoding GNAT family N-acetyltransferase translates to MVITLQKTVITDLEHFFLFQLDQEANYLAAFTSKDPTDKTAYLQKYGKCVNDPTINMYTIIVDGVIAGSIAQFEVAGNAEITYWLDKKYWAQGIATKALTQLLTIINTRPIYGRTAFDNIGSQRVLEKCGFVKTGTDKGFANARQAEIEEFIYKLI, encoded by the coding sequence ATGGTAATCACCTTACAAAAAACAGTAATTACCGATTTAGAACATTTCTTTCTCTTTCAGTTGGATCAGGAAGCTAACTACTTAGCCGCGTTTACTTCAAAAGATCCGACAGATAAAACCGCCTACCTGCAGAAATACGGGAAATGCGTGAATGACCCGACAATCAATATGTATACCATCATCGTAGATGGTGTCATTGCAGGCAGTATCGCACAGTTTGAAGTGGCAGGAAATGCGGAAATTACTTATTGGCTGGATAAAAAGTACTGGGCACAAGGAATAGCGACAAAAGCACTAACGCAGCTTTTAACCATTATAAATACCAGACCGATATACGGACGCACGGCATTTGACAATATTGGTTCACAGCGCGTATTGGAAAAATGTGGGTTTGTTAAAACCGGCACCGATAAAGGATTTGCAAATGCACGGCAGGCGGAAATTGAAGAGTTTATTTACAAATTGATATAG
- a CDS encoding NAD(P)H-dependent oxidoreductase: MKILIINGSLRGPNGNSAAIAKHAENMLGQQSVTLTLSDKLPTIREVYNLLESCDGFLVISGVYWNNWSSPLQRFIEVTTAFENTPAFFGKPMACAVTMDSVGGIEVAARLQAVFGGLGCWTPPCSTIVLSRVGQEAIATTTGMEDDLNEDVWRIDDLSVVLHNLLAAAGMPRNSWKAWPHRELHIPDGPWPGEGVLDMGTPRFLE, from the coding sequence ATGAAAATATTGATCATAAACGGCTCTCTCCGTGGTCCAAATGGCAACTCCGCAGCCATCGCAAAGCATGCAGAAAATATGTTGGGTCAACAATCAGTCACACTAACACTATCGGATAAACTCCCCACCATCCGCGAAGTATATAACCTATTGGAAAGCTGCGACGGCTTTCTCGTTATCTCCGGCGTTTACTGGAACAACTGGAGCTCACCGCTACAGCGTTTTATAGAAGTAACGACTGCTTTTGAAAATACCCCTGCCTTTTTTGGCAAGCCAATGGCCTGTGCTGTCACCATGGATTCAGTTGGAGGGATAGAAGTAGCCGCAAGATTACAAGCCGTATTTGGCGGCCTTGGATGCTGGACCCCTCCCTGTTCTACTATCGTATTGTCCCGTGTAGGGCAGGAAGCAATCGCCACGACTACCGGTATGGAAGATGATCTGAATGAAGATGTATGGAGAATAGATGATCTATCAGTCGTGCTGCACAACCTGTTGGCTGCTGCCGGCATGCCGCGTAATAGCTGGAAGGCCTGGCCACATAGAGAATTGCATATTCCTGATGGTCCATGGCCAGGAGAAGGGGTGTTGGATATGGGTACGCCGAGGTTTCTTGAATGA
- a CDS encoding Lrp/AsnC family transcriptional regulator produces MDKSQLDDIDIQILRLLQQNAELTNKEIASQLHKSVATIHERIRQLKESGYITKIVALLDRKKINRKLIAFSHVLLHDHAAATLSTFEKEVAKFPEVMECFQMTGTFDFILRVATSDMDAYHTFYRNLAALPNISTVQSFFVLSETKSETAYPL; encoded by the coding sequence ATGGACAAAAGCCAGTTAGACGATATCGATATTCAGATTTTGAGATTACTGCAGCAGAATGCAGAACTGACAAACAAGGAAATTGCTTCTCAGTTACATAAATCAGTGGCTACGATTCATGAACGGATCCGGCAGCTGAAAGAAAGCGGTTATATTACGAAAATAGTAGCGCTGCTGGACAGGAAGAAAATAAACAGGAAGCTGATTGCTTTCAGTCATGTATTATTACATGACCATGCAGCTGCTACGTTGAGCACTTTTGAGAAGGAGGTGGCGAAATTCCCTGAAGTGATGGAATGTTTTCAGATGACTGGGACTTTTGACTTTATTCTGCGGGTGGCAACGAGTGATATGGATGCGTATCATACTTTTTACAGGAATCTGGCGGCTCTGCCTAATATCAGTACGGTGCAGAGCTTTTTTGTATTGTCAGAGACGAAGAGTGAAACGGCATATCCGTTGTAG
- a CDS encoding cysteine synthase family protein: MMVSEVSMVDQRFSELWNLVGNTPMLKLEYLYKGRPGYIFVKCEHYNLTGSIKDRMALYIMKQAYMQGLIKPDDTIVEATSGNTGISFSAIGRALGHKVIIMMPDWLSKERQDIIKSFGATVRLVSKEEGGFLGSIKLSEELQESSDQYFLPRQFENEYNTAAHALSTGPEIWEQLMHAGLQPDAFVAGVGTGGTVMGVGRYLKSKDPGIRVHPLEPAESPTLSTGHKVGNHRIQGISDEFIPAIVRLDELDEVVQANDGDAIIVAQKLAAELGLAVGISSGANVIGAIRLKEQMGEDAVVVTLLCDSNKKYLSTDLVKPQPSQPYYVAEVVSFTGFRTIPRLSGSIIH, from the coding sequence ATGATGGTGTCTGAAGTGTCAATGGTTGATCAACGATTTAGCGAGCTGTGGAACCTGGTTGGTAACACGCCTATGCTAAAACTGGAATATCTGTATAAAGGCCGTCCTGGCTATATATTCGTAAAGTGTGAACACTATAATCTGACAGGTAGTATCAAGGACCGTATGGCCCTTTATATTATGAAACAGGCCTATATGCAGGGGTTGATCAAACCAGATGATACCATTGTAGAGGCAACCAGTGGCAATACAGGTATTTCATTTTCTGCTATTGGCCGTGCACTGGGGCATAAGGTGATCATTATGATGCCGGATTGGCTCAGCAAAGAACGGCAGGACATTATTAAAAGTTTCGGGGCGACAGTGCGGCTGGTCAGTAAAGAGGAAGGTGGTTTTCTGGGAAGTATTAAGCTGTCAGAAGAATTACAGGAGAGCAGTGATCAATATTTCCTACCCCGTCAGTTTGAGAATGAATATAATACAGCAGCACATGCATTGAGTACCGGTCCTGAAATATGGGAACAGTTAATGCATGCCGGGTTACAACCCGATGCATTCGTGGCGGGCGTAGGTACCGGGGGCACTGTAATGGGAGTGGGCAGATACCTGAAAAGTAAGGATCCGGGTATCAGGGTGCATCCTTTAGAGCCAGCGGAATCGCCTACTTTAAGTACAGGGCATAAAGTGGGGAATCATCGTATTCAGGGCATCTCGGATGAGTTTATTCCTGCCATTGTACGGTTGGATGAGTTGGACGAGGTTGTACAGGCCAATGATGGAGATGCGATCATTGTGGCACAAAAGCTGGCGGCGGAACTGGGACTGGCAGTAGGTATTTCTTCCGGGGCAAATGTGATCGGGGCGATTCGTCTGAAAGAGCAGATGGGAGAAGATGCTGTCGTGGTGACACTGTTATGCGATAGCAATAAGAAATACCTGAGTACGGATCTGGTGAAACCTCAGCCTTCGCAGCCATATTATGTTGCTGAGGTAGTTAGTTTTACGGGGTTCCGTACCATTCCCCGACTGAGCGGATCAATAATTCATTAA
- a CDS encoding bestrophin family protein — MLLNKRISISYFLDLIKWDILAIALYAIFAGSLDHYGILQRISIPLAVSSLVATIVSLLLAFRTSQSYERWWEARLIWGAIVNDSRTLIRQVKTFLPEEVNEFAHRQIIWCYALSESLRGLPFSEKVKAYLSVYNTDSRNWPNFLLNKHAEVLAAAQQLNPNRQVQIDATIARLCDAMGKCERIKKTVFPKSYSLLIHFLIYVLMTILPFGLEDRTQWMEIIIVFVVPVLFIAIERTAIIMQDPFENKPTDTPMTAISQTIEMNLLEMIGEEVPVQEVQEESYYLM; from the coding sequence ATGCTACTGAACAAACGGATCTCCATCTCGTACTTCCTCGACCTCATCAAATGGGATATTCTCGCCATCGCCCTCTACGCGATCTTCGCCGGCTCTCTGGACCATTATGGTATCCTTCAACGCATCTCCATTCCTCTTGCAGTATCCTCTCTTGTCGCCACCATCGTTTCCCTCCTGCTCGCTTTCAGAACCTCCCAATCTTATGAACGCTGGTGGGAAGCAAGACTCATCTGGGGTGCCATCGTCAATGACAGCCGGACCCTTATCCGGCAGGTAAAAACATTTCTTCCCGAAGAGGTAAATGAATTTGCACACCGCCAGATTATCTGGTGCTATGCACTCTCAGAATCATTAAGAGGATTACCCTTTTCTGAAAAGGTAAAGGCGTATCTTTCTGTATACAATACCGATAGCCGTAACTGGCCAAACTTTTTGCTCAATAAACACGCGGAAGTGCTGGCTGCTGCACAGCAACTGAACCCTAACAGGCAGGTACAAATAGATGCCACGATTGCCAGGTTGTGCGATGCCATGGGTAAATGCGAACGCATTAAAAAAACTGTTTTCCCAAAATCTTATAGTCTGTTGATTCACTTTCTGATCTATGTACTAATGACAATTCTGCCATTTGGACTGGAAGACAGGACGCAATGGATGGAAATCATTATTGTATTTGTAGTGCCGGTGTTGTTTATTGCGATTGAGAGAACGGCTATTATCATGCAGGATCCTTTTGAAAATAAGCCTACAGATACCCCTATGACGGCGATTAGTCAGACGATTGAAATGAATTTGCTGGAGATGATTGGCGAAGAGGTGCCCGTACAGGAGGTGCAGGAAGAGAGTTATTACCTGATGTAA